The following proteins are encoded in a genomic region of Haloarcula marina:
- a CDS encoding electron transfer flavoprotein subunit alpha/FixB family protein, translated as MPEIDPTEHEIADLGPKIKDIEDADELREMLALEEDGEDRTPVKTLIESRIEKLEGEDDEETDPATADLSAMTVADIANMVRDVDDADVLRDILERERDGNDRSSAISQIESRIESIEGSDEDGGEVEVEYVPPEEKYPELDHPTNEKQWVEGTVGGDYRDMWVYCETQAGELVDVSKEMLGKARGLMDQYNADYGEDERVVAVLIGADASDHVEDVTAYGADLVVYYEDSRLERFRHTSYTEIFCDMARAGGELASEGHEAVDWKEYHEPRYTIFPATNNGRDLSALVQGALDSGLASDCSGLYIENAMISNPAKVGTAGDKKEFGRVLHMKRPDFSGFEYSTILCIDKPNRDFHPQGASVIPGSFDVPDPDYEREAEVVDYEMELDDAWFEVDVTEFDRLSGGVDLTGNEVVVAVGRGIGDDPTTGIELALDLVDAFDEADLGLSRGVITSSYAFDSHVEQYVTEERQIGESGQVVEPAVYIAAGISGAIQHKVGCDESDTIIAINTDPEADIADFSDYVIEGDLFEVLPRLTEAVERGELAAAVEASDD; from the coding sequence ATGCCCGAAATCGACCCTACAGAGCACGAAATCGCCGACCTCGGACCGAAAATCAAGGACATCGAGGACGCCGACGAACTGCGCGAGATGCTGGCCCTGGAGGAAGACGGCGAGGACCGCACGCCGGTCAAGACACTCATCGAGAGCCGCATCGAGAAACTCGAAGGCGAGGACGACGAGGAGACGGACCCGGCGACGGCGGACCTCTCGGCGATGACCGTCGCGGACATCGCGAACATGGTTCGGGACGTAGACGACGCCGACGTGCTTCGGGACATCCTCGAACGCGAACGCGACGGGAATGACCGTTCCAGCGCTATCTCGCAAATCGAGAGCCGAATCGAGTCCATCGAAGGGAGCGACGAGGACGGAGGGGAGGTCGAAGTCGAGTACGTCCCGCCCGAGGAGAAGTACCCCGAACTCGACCACCCGACCAACGAGAAGCAGTGGGTCGAGGGGACCGTCGGCGGCGACTACCGCGACATGTGGGTCTACTGCGAGACGCAGGCCGGTGAACTCGTCGACGTTTCGAAGGAGATGCTGGGGAAGGCCCGCGGACTGATGGACCAGTACAACGCCGACTACGGCGAGGACGAACGGGTGGTGGCCGTCCTCATCGGTGCGGACGCCAGCGACCACGTCGAGGACGTAACCGCCTACGGCGCGGACCTCGTCGTCTACTACGAGGACAGCAGGTTGGAACGGTTCCGACACACCTCCTACACGGAGATATTCTGCGACATGGCGCGGGCCGGTGGCGAACTCGCCAGCGAGGGCCACGAGGCGGTCGACTGGAAGGAGTACCACGAGCCACGGTACACGATTTTCCCGGCGACCAACAACGGCCGGGACCTCTCGGCGCTGGTACAGGGAGCGCTCGACTCCGGCCTCGCGTCGGACTGCTCGGGGCTGTACATCGAGAACGCGATGATTTCCAACCCCGCGAAGGTCGGCACGGCGGGCGACAAGAAGGAGTTCGGGCGCGTCCTCCACATGAAGCGGCCGGACTTCTCCGGGTTCGAGTACTCGACCATCCTGTGTATCGACAAGCCGAACCGGGACTTCCACCCCCAGGGCGCGTCGGTGATTCCGGGCAGTTTCGACGTTCCCGACCCCGACTACGAGCGCGAGGCCGAAGTCGTCGACTACGAGATGGAGTTAGACGACGCGTGGTTCGAGGTGGACGTGACGGAGTTCGACCGCCTCTCGGGCGGTGTCGACCTCACCGGCAACGAAGTCGTCGTCGCCGTGGGCCGCGGTATCGGCGACGACCCCACGACGGGAATCGAACTGGCTCTCGATTTGGTGGACGCCTTCGACGAGGCCGACCTCGGCCTCTCGCGGGGCGTCATCACCTCCTCGTACGCCTTCGACAGCCACGTCGAGCAGTACGTCACGGAGGAGCGCCAGATCGGGGAGTCCGGACAGGTCGTCGAACCGGCCGTCTACATCGCCGCCGGTATCTCGGGCGCCATCCAGCACAAGGTCGGCTGTGACGAATCGGACACCATCATCGC
- a CDS encoding electron transfer flavoprotein subunit beta/FixA family protein — MHTVVLTKGVPDFREGKVSFDEDGHLERGKTPTVMNPNDKHALRAALQTRVRNGGHVSLMSMGPPGYQEVLQEGMRDVYADDLYLLSDREMGAADTWATAMTVATGIQNLETEPDIAFAGFKTADGETGHTGPQTAYCLGWPMVTHVVSLDIDEEAGRLRAKRLVDGDVSEIETVDTPLPCFVVADPEFEPTYRKAAHRLEHKDLREETQERAERYEELVTVWDHEDLNLDPDYIGLDGSPTIVAGVDPIPKAPSEREATVVDGDDAAAMEPVLDELTPFAGGD, encoded by the coding sequence ATGCACACAGTAGTTTTGACGAAGGGCGTCCCCGACTTCCGCGAGGGAAAGGTCTCCTTCGACGAGGACGGCCACCTCGAACGGGGAAAGACCCCGACGGTGATGAACCCCAACGACAAGCACGCGCTCCGTGCGGCGCTCCAGACGCGCGTCCGCAACGGCGGCCACGTCTCGCTGATGAGCATGGGGCCGCCGGGGTATCAGGAAGTGCTCCAAGAGGGGATGCGCGACGTGTACGCCGACGACCTGTATCTTCTCTCGGACCGCGAGATGGGGGCCGCCGACACGTGGGCGACGGCGATGACCGTCGCGACGGGCATCCAGAACTTGGAGACGGAACCGGACATCGCGTTCGCGGGCTTCAAGACGGCCGACGGGGAGACGGGCCACACCGGCCCGCAGACGGCGTACTGCCTCGGATGGCCGATGGTGACCCACGTCGTCTCCCTGGACATCGACGAGGAGGCGGGCCGACTACGAGCGAAGCGACTGGTCGACGGTGACGTGTCCGAAATCGAGACGGTCGACACGCCGCTCCCGTGTTTCGTCGTCGCCGACCCCGAGTTCGAACCGACCTACCGGAAGGCCGCCCACCGCCTCGAACACAAGGACCTGCGTGAGGAGACCCAAGAGCGGGCCGAACGGTACGAGGAACTGGTCACCGTCTGGGACCACGAGGACCTGAATCTCGACCCCGATTATATCGGACTCGACGGGTCGCCGACCATCGTCGCTGGCGTCGACCCGATTCCGAAAGCGCCCTCGGAACGCGAAGCGACGGTGGTCGACGGCGACGACGCGGCGGCGATGGAACCGGTACTCGACGAACTGACGCCGTTCGCGGGAGGTGACTGA
- a CDS encoding 4Fe-4S dicluster domain-containing protein — translation MAIDPEFEDNRDVVEQHEGHNVWGPVEEPETLGIHGTHVAVDFDICLADGACLEDCPVDVFEWVDTPDHPESEIKADPAHEDQCIDCMLCVDVCPVDAIDVDPGRAGRI, via the coding sequence ATGGCCATAGACCCCGAGTTCGAGGACAACCGCGACGTGGTCGAACAGCACGAGGGACACAACGTCTGGGGACCGGTCGAGGAACCCGAGACGCTGGGAATTCACGGCACGCACGTCGCCGTCGACTTCGACATCTGTCTCGCCGACGGGGCCTGCCTGGAAGACTGCCCGGTCGACGTTTTCGAGTGGGTCGACACACCGGACCACCCCGAGAGCGAAATCAAGGCCGACCCGGCCCACGAGGACCAGTGCATCGACTGTATGCTGTGTGTCGACGTGTGTCCGGTCGACGCCATCGACGTCGACCCCGGCCGCGCCGGTCGTATCTGA
- a CDS encoding alpha/beta hydrolase encodes MTERAASTVTVQRDIPFHEADGVTLALDVYDDPDASGPKPVAVLVRGGAFTVGDKGKFARHAIDLASEGYLVVEPQYRLAPEHTFPAALVDVKAAIEWCRTEADRFGADSDRVVALGHSAGANLVCLAAATGDDPAFEPDLYPGASSSLSAVVGYAGVYDFRAMTGAGPEHEDINTKYLGGTPDEIPEAYDLASPVVQADVAMPPTLLLHGEDDEVVPPNQSALLADTLDAVSTVEYDRVPGGHGFPFHGAFYDDVYDRTAEFFRRHVGVVDDADAPPQSGPNGGPQGGPEPRAGDRFEGPGNRRR; translated from the coding sequence ATGACAGAACGCGCCGCCTCGACGGTCACGGTCCAGCGGGACATCCCGTTCCACGAGGCCGACGGCGTGACGCTCGCTTTGGACGTGTACGACGACCCGGACGCGTCCGGTCCGAAACCGGTCGCGGTCCTCGTCCGCGGTGGTGCCTTCACGGTCGGCGACAAGGGCAAGTTCGCCCGCCACGCCATCGACCTGGCCAGCGAGGGGTATCTGGTCGTCGAACCGCAGTACCGACTCGCGCCCGAGCACACGTTCCCGGCGGCCCTCGTCGACGTGAAAGCCGCCATCGAGTGGTGTCGCACGGAGGCCGACCGGTTCGGCGCGGACTCGGACCGTGTCGTCGCCCTCGGTCACTCGGCGGGCGCGAACCTCGTCTGCTTGGCGGCGGCCACCGGCGACGACCCCGCCTTCGAACCGGACCTGTATCCGGGGGCGTCATCGTCACTCTCGGCGGTCGTCGGATACGCGGGCGTCTACGACTTCCGGGCGATGACCGGCGCAGGACCCGAACACGAAGATATCAACACGAAGTACCTCGGCGGGACTCCCGACGAGATACCGGAGGCCTACGACCTCGCCTCGCCGGTGGTACAGGCTGACGTGGCGATGCCGCCGACGCTGTTGCTCCACGGCGAGGACGACGAGGTGGTCCCGCCGAACCAGTCGGCACTGCTCGCCGACACGCTGGACGCCGTGAGCACCGTCGAGTACGACCGCGTCCCCGGCGGCCACGGGTTCCCGTTCCACGGCGCGTTTTACGACGACGTATACGACCGCACCGCAGAGTTCTTCCGACGGCACGTCGGCGTGGTCGACGACGCCGATGCACCGCCGCAGAGCGGCCCGAATGGGGGGCCACAGGGCGGCCCGGAACCGCGGGCGGGCGACCGGTTCGAGGGCCCCGGCAACCGCCGTCGCTGA
- a CDS encoding glutamate--tRNA ligase → MDDAVRQRIEEAAETNALLNAVKHDSEAQVGAIMGPLMGENPEFREYGDQIPGVIAPVVDRVNGMDAEERRDRLEELAPEKLAELEAEDEGEDHPLPDLPNADEYDTVRMRVAPNPNGPWHIGHARMAAVIGTYKDRYDGEFVCRFDDTDPETKRPDIEAYDAILDAIDYLGFEPDDVFKASDRVETYYEYARELIEKGGAYTCSCPQGEFSDLKNSGKACPHREKDAETVREEFAAMVDGEYESGEMVLRVRTDITHKNPALRDFVAFRMIDTPHPRETAADYRCWPMLDFQSGVDDHLLGITHIIRGIDLQDSAKRQQFVYDYFGWEYPEVVHWGHVQVDEYDVKMSTSTIAELIADGELDGWDDPRAPTVASLKRRGIRGQALVDAMVELGTSTSNVDLAMSSVYSNNRDLIDDETDRAFFVRDDDAHGGLVERQIVGGPDAGEPPYHPDFEERGRREIPVAAGVVVEGDDLPGHGERVWLKGYGCVRHTRDAFEYVGDDISAVREEGVDVVHWAPADGPELRLRTMDGDVTGVTEPGFLDYGADDLLQFERIGFVRVDSVDADGESVTYFAHP, encoded by the coding sequence ATGGACGACGCCGTACGACAGCGCATCGAGGAGGCCGCGGAGACGAACGCCCTCCTCAACGCTGTCAAACACGACAGCGAGGCACAGGTCGGGGCCATCATGGGCCCGCTCATGGGCGAGAACCCGGAGTTCCGGGAGTACGGTGACCAGATTCCGGGCGTCATCGCACCCGTCGTCGACCGAGTGAACGGGATGGACGCCGAGGAACGCCGCGACCGGTTAGAGGAACTCGCGCCGGAGAAACTCGCGGAACTCGAAGCCGAAGACGAGGGCGAGGACCACCCGCTACCGGACCTGCCCAACGCCGACGAGTACGACACCGTCCGGATGCGCGTCGCCCCGAACCCCAACGGCCCCTGGCACATCGGCCACGCGCGGATGGCCGCCGTCATCGGGACGTACAAAGACCGCTACGACGGCGAGTTCGTCTGCCGGTTCGACGACACCGACCCCGAGACGAAACGGCCGGACATAGAGGCCTACGACGCCATCCTCGACGCTATCGACTATCTCGGCTTCGAACCCGACGACGTGTTCAAGGCGAGCGACCGGGTGGAGACGTACTACGAGTACGCCCGCGAACTCATCGAGAAGGGCGGCGCGTACACCTGTTCGTGTCCGCAGGGCGAGTTCTCCGACTTGAAGAACAGCGGGAAGGCGTGTCCGCACCGCGAGAAAGACGCCGAGACGGTCCGCGAGGAGTTCGCGGCGATGGTCGACGGCGAGTACGAGAGCGGCGAGATGGTCCTGCGCGTTCGGACGGATATCACGCACAAGAACCCGGCGCTCCGAGACTTCGTGGCCTTCCGCATGATAGACACGCCGCACCCGCGCGAGACGGCCGCGGACTATCGATGCTGGCCGATGCTCGACTTCCAGAGCGGCGTCGACGACCACCTGCTCGGCATTACGCACATCATCCGCGGTATCGACCTCCAAGATTCGGCGAAGCGCCAGCAGTTCGTCTACGACTACTTCGGGTGGGAGTATCCCGAGGTCGTCCACTGGGGTCACGTGCAGGTCGACGAGTACGACGTGAAGATGTCCACCTCGACTATCGCCGAACTCATCGCCGACGGCGAACTCGACGGGTGGGACGACCCGCGTGCGCCGACTGTGGCGAGTCTCAAGCGCCGCGGCATCCGCGGGCAAGCCCTCGTGGACGCGATGGTCGAACTCGGCACCTCCACCTCGAACGTCGACCTCGCCATGTCGTCCGTGTACTCGAACAACCGCGACCTGATAGACGACGAGACGGACCGCGCCTTTTTCGTCCGGGACGACGACGCACACGGCGGCCTCGTCGAGCGCCAAATCGTCGGCGGGCCCGACGCGGGCGAACCGCCGTACCACCCGGACTTCGAAGAGCGCGGCCGACGCGAGATACCCGTCGCGGCGGGCGTCGTCGTCGAGGGCGACGACCTCCCCGGACATGGCGAGCGCGTCTGGTTGAAGGGCTACGGCTGTGTCCGCCACACCCGCGACGCCTTCGAGTACGTCGGCGACGACATCTCGGCGGTGCGCGAGGAGGGCGTCGACGTTGTCCACTGGGCGCCCGCCGACGGTCCCGAACTCCGACTGCGGACGATGGACGGCGACGTGACCGGGGTCACCGAACCCGGATTCCTCGATTATGGCGCGGACGACCTGCTCCAGTTCGAGCGCATCGGTTTCGTCCGCGTCGATTCGGTCGATGCCGACGGCGAGTCGGTCACGTACTTCGCCCACCCCTGA
- a CDS encoding ArsA family ATPase, producing MTRFVLYGGKGGVGKTTVATATGLALAKRGHRTLVVSTDPAHSLADAVETPIGGDPVEIRDRLWGVEVDPQAGVDRYRSLFEALAAEFSEAGISLDEDEITELFTAGVMPGSDELAALEGFATYVDSDRWDRVVFDTAPTGHTLRLLDLPEVMDRGMATALDLSDQIRRKVNATRTMLFGPMGRRRTDEATDFTEMRERMARVGEVLRDPEQTAFRVVTIPETMAVRESERLVTQLREFEVPVTTLVVNKCIEDPGDCERCRGKRAVQEDALAALRESMPDLELWTVPDESGEVTGLTALERVGEHLGV from the coding sequence GTGACACGGTTCGTCCTCTACGGCGGCAAAGGCGGCGTCGGGAAGACGACCGTCGCGACGGCGACGGGACTGGCGCTCGCGAAGCGGGGACACCGGACGCTGGTCGTCTCGACGGACCCGGCCCACTCGCTGGCCGACGCCGTCGAGACGCCTATCGGCGGTGACCCGGTCGAGATACGCGACCGCCTCTGGGGCGTCGAAGTCGACCCGCAGGCGGGTGTCGACAGGTACCGGTCGCTGTTCGAAGCGCTGGCGGCCGAATTTTCCGAGGCGGGCATCTCGCTGGACGAAGACGAGATAACCGAGCTGTTCACCGCCGGGGTGATGCCCGGCAGTGACGAACTCGCCGCGCTGGAGGGGTTCGCGACGTACGTCGACAGCGACCGCTGGGACCGCGTGGTGTTCGACACCGCGCCGACGGGGCACACGCTCCGCCTTCTCGACTTACCGGAGGTGATGGACCGAGGGATGGCCACGGCGCTGGACCTCTCCGACCAGATACGCCGGAAGGTCAACGCCACCCGAACCATGCTGTTCGGGCCGATGGGCCGACGCCGAACGGACGAAGCGACGGACTTCACCGAGATGCGCGAGCGGATGGCCCGGGTGGGCGAGGTTCTGCGCGACCCGGAGCAGACGGCGTTTCGCGTCGTCACGATTCCCGAGACGATGGCGGTCAGAGAGAGCGAGCGACTGGTCACGCAGTTGCGGGAGTTCGAGGTGCCGGTGACGACGCTCGTGGTGAACAAGTGTATCGAGGACCCCGGCGACTGCGAGCGGTGTCGCGGGAAACGGGCGGTCCAAGAGGACGCGCTGGCGGCCCTCCGTGAGTCGATGCCGGACCTCGAACTGTGGACGGTCCCCGACGAGTCCGGCGAGGTTACGGGACTGACGGCGCTGGAACGGGTCGGCGAGCATCTCGGTGTCTGA
- the idsA3 gene encoding geranylfarnesyl diphosphate synthase, with protein MSERHQQVEDAILARRERVNEALPEELPVTRPDHLYEATRYLLDAGGKRLRPTVLLLVAESLLDVDPLSTDYREFPRLDGGHADVLSAALAIEVIQTFTLIHDDIMDDDDLRRGVPAVHKEYDLSTAILAGDTLYSKAFEFLLSTGAADGRTVAANKRLATTCTRICEGQSLDIEFEQRDAVTPDEYLEMVELKTAVLYGAAAAIPATLLGADDETVEALYNHGLDVGRAFQIQDDLLDLTTPSEKLGKQRGSDLVENKQTLVTLHARQQGVDVDNLVDTDSVAEVSEAEIDDAVATLREAGSIEFAREKAQELVESGKQNLEVLPDNEARDLLDGIANYLVEREY; from the coding sequence ATGTCCGAACGCCATCAGCAGGTCGAAGACGCCATCCTCGCCCGGCGAGAGCGGGTCAACGAGGCGTTGCCGGAGGAACTGCCGGTCACGCGGCCGGACCACCTCTACGAGGCGACCCGCTACCTGCTGGACGCTGGCGGCAAGCGACTTCGCCCGACGGTGCTGTTACTCGTCGCGGAGTCGCTCTTGGACGTGGACCCGCTCTCGACCGACTACCGCGAGTTCCCGAGGCTGGACGGCGGGCACGCCGACGTGCTGTCGGCGGCGCTGGCTATCGAGGTCATCCAGACGTTCACGCTCATCCACGACGACATCATGGACGACGACGACCTCCGGCGCGGGGTCCCGGCCGTCCACAAGGAGTACGACCTCTCGACGGCCATTCTCGCCGGAGACACGCTGTACTCGAAGGCGTTCGAGTTCCTGCTCTCGACGGGTGCGGCCGACGGCCGGACCGTCGCCGCGAACAAGCGACTGGCGACGACGTGTACCCGCATCTGCGAGGGCCAGTCCCTCGACATCGAGTTCGAACAGCGCGACGCGGTCACGCCCGACGAGTACCTGGAGATGGTCGAACTGAAGACCGCCGTCCTCTACGGCGCGGCGGCGGCCATCCCGGCCACGCTCCTCGGCGCGGACGACGAGACGGTCGAAGCGCTGTACAACCACGGCCTCGACGTTGGCCGCGCGTTCCAGATTCAGGACGACCTGCTGGACCTGACGACGCCCTCGGAGAAACTGGGCAAACAGCGCGGCTCGGACCTCGTCGAGAACAAACAGACGCTCGTCACGCTCCACGCGCGCCAACAGGGCGTCGACGTGGACAATCTCGTCGACACCGACTCCGTCGCCGAGGTGTCGGAAGCCGAAATCGACGACGCCGTCGCGACCCTCCGCGAGGCTGGCTCGATAGAGTTTGCCCGCGAAAAGGCGCAAGAACTCGTCGAAAGCGGGAAGCAGAACCTCGAAGTGCTGCCGGACAACGAGGCCCGCGACCTCTTGGACGGCATCGCGAACTACCTCGTCGAGCGCGAGTACTGA
- a CDS encoding ribonuclease J produces MEVEIATIGGYEAVGRQMTAVRAGDDVVIFDMGLNLSKVLIHDNVETERMHSLDLIDMGAIPDDRVMSDLEGDVKAIVPTHGHLDHIGAISKLAHRYDAPIVATPFTIELVKQQIKGEEKFGVQNDLVKMEAGETMSIGERNELEFVNVTHSIIDAINPVLHTPEGAVVYGLDKRMDHTPVIGDPIDMDRFREIGREGNGVLCYIEDCTNAGRKGRTPSESVARRHLKDVMYSIQDYDGGIVATTFSSHIARVKSLVEFADDIGRQPVLLGRSMEKYSGTAERLDFVDFPEDLGMYGHRKSVDRTFKRIMNEGKENFLPIVTGHQGEPRAMLTRMGRGETPYELDNGDKVLFSARVIPEPTNEGQRYQSEKLLGMQGARIYDDIHVSGHLREEGHYEMLEALQPQHVIPAHQSLKGFAPYVDLAENQGYKVGRDLHVTRNGNMIQLTE; encoded by the coding sequence ATGGAAGTCGAAATTGCAACTATCGGCGGTTACGAGGCTGTCGGTCGTCAGATGACGGCCGTCCGTGCAGGTGACGACGTCGTCATCTTCGACATGGGCCTCAATCTCTCGAAGGTACTGATTCACGACAACGTCGAGACGGAGCGCATGCACTCGCTCGACCTCATCGACATGGGCGCGATTCCGGACGACCGCGTCATGTCCGACCTCGAAGGCGACGTGAAGGCCATCGTGCCGACCCACGGTCACCTCGACCACATCGGCGCGATTTCGAAACTCGCGCATCGCTACGACGCTCCCATCGTCGCGACGCCCTTCACTATCGAACTCGTCAAACAGCAGATCAAGGGCGAGGAGAAGTTCGGCGTCCAGAACGACCTCGTGAAGATGGAAGCGGGCGAGACGATGTCTATCGGCGAGCGCAACGAACTGGAGTTCGTCAACGTCACACACTCCATCATCGACGCCATCAACCCCGTCCTCCACACACCCGAGGGCGCGGTCGTCTACGGCCTCGACAAGCGGATGGACCACACGCCGGTCATCGGCGACCCCATCGACATGGACCGATTCCGAGAAATCGGCCGCGAGGGTAACGGCGTCCTCTGTTACATCGAGGACTGTACGAACGCCGGTCGGAAGGGCCGCACGCCCTCGGAGTCCGTCGCTCGCCGCCACCTCAAAGACGTGATGTACAGCATTCAGGACTACGACGGCGGCATCGTGGCCACGACGTTCTCCAGCCACATCGCACGCGTGAAGAGCCTCGTCGAGTTCGCCGACGACATCGGCCGACAGCCGGTTCTGCTGGGTCGCTCGATGGAGAAGTACTCCGGCACCGCAGAACGACTTGACTTCGTGGACTTCCCGGAGGACCTCGGGATGTACGGCCACCGCAAGTCCGTCGACCGCACGTTCAAGCGCATCATGAACGAGGGTAAGGAGAACTTCCTGCCCATCGTCACGGGTCACCAGGGCGAACCGCGCGCGATGCTCACCCGCATGGGCCGCGGCGAGACGCCGTACGAACTGGACAACGGCGACAAGGTCCTGTTCTCGGCCCGGGTCATCCCGGAACCGACCAACGAGGGCCAACGCTACCAGTCCGAGAAACTGCTCGGGATGCAGGGCGCGCGCATCTACGACGACATCCACGTCTCGGGCCACCTCCGCGAGGAGGGGCACTACGAGATGCTGGAAGCGCTCCAGCCCCAGCACGTCATTCCGGCCCACCAGAGCCTCAAAGGGTTCGCGCCCTACGTGGACCTCGCCGAGAACCAGGGCTACAAGGTCGGTCGCGACCTGCACGTGACGCGTAACGGCAACATGATCCAACTCACGGAATAA
- a CDS encoding isopentenyl phosphate kinase, protein MTTVLKLGGSVVTEKAEPETVDEDALAAAADAVAAGTDDLVVVHGGGSFGHHHAADYGVSTTQGTHDVAGVAAIHGAMKRLNAAVVDALQERGVPAVPVHPFSAASRDADGALTLPTGQVRTLLGEGFVPVLHGDLVAHEGEGATVVSGDELVVELATAVGATRVGVCSTVPGVLDEDGDVVDRIEAFADVAAALGGSDATDVSGGMAGKVRALLALDSPSSVFGPEALAAFLAGESPGTTIDSTGAEPR, encoded by the coding sequence ATGACGACCGTCCTGAAACTCGGCGGGAGCGTCGTCACCGAGAAAGCGGAACCGGAGACGGTCGACGAAGACGCCCTGGCGGCCGCCGCGGACGCCGTCGCCGCGGGAACCGACGACCTCGTGGTGGTCCACGGCGGCGGGAGTTTCGGTCACCATCACGCCGCCGACTACGGCGTGAGTACGACGCAGGGCACACACGACGTGGCGGGGGTCGCCGCCATTCACGGCGCGATGAAGCGGCTGAACGCCGCGGTGGTCGACGCCCTGCAAGAACGGGGCGTCCCCGCCGTCCCGGTCCACCCGTTCTCCGCGGCGTCGCGGGACGCCGACGGGGCGCTCACGCTCCCGACCGGACAGGTCCGGACGCTCTTGGGCGAGGGGTTCGTCCCGGTCCTCCACGGTGACCTCGTCGCCCACGAGGGCGAGGGCGCGACGGTGGTCAGCGGCGACGAACTCGTGGTCGAACTCGCCACGGCGGTCGGCGCGACTCGCGTCGGCGTCTGTTCGACGGTTCCGGGCGTCCTCGACGAAGACGGGGACGTCGTCGACCGAATCGAAGCGTTCGCGGACGTGGCGGCCGCGCTCGGCGGGAGCGACGCGACGGACGTGTCCGGCGGAATGGCCGGGAAAGTGCGAGCGTTGCTGGCGCTCGATAGCCCGTCGTCGGTCTTCGGTCCCGAGGCGCTGGCGGCGTTCCTCGCGGGCGAGTCGCCCGGGACCACCATCGATTCGACCGGCGCGGAACCGCGGTAA
- the mvk gene encoding mevalonate kinase, protein MVTSSAPGKVYLFGEHAVVYGEPAVPCAIERRARVTATEIDEGLRIHSDDLKLDGFTVEYTGDGDGRPDVDAAEPLLEAAMGYVNEAVAQVRDAADAPDAGFEIEIESDIPLGAGLGSSAAVVVAAIDAATRELGVELSPEEIAERAYRVESAVQDGQASRADTFCSAMGGVVRVEGDDCRRLDGVGNLPFVIGFDGGAGDTGALVAGVRSLREEYDFAADTVGAIGDVVREGESVLAAGDHETLGELMDFNHGLLAALGVSSRSLDSMVWAARDAGAMGAKLTGAGGGGCIVALDDTDDSLTALKYTPGCAEAFRAELDTDGVRRE, encoded by the coding sequence ATGGTTACGTCGAGCGCTCCCGGCAAGGTGTATCTGTTCGGGGAGCATGCGGTCGTCTACGGTGAGCCAGCGGTCCCCTGCGCGATAGAGCGCCGCGCACGGGTCACGGCGACGGAGATAGACGAGGGGTTGCGAATCCACTCCGATGACCTGAAACTCGACGGCTTCACGGTCGAGTACACCGGCGACGGCGACGGGCGGCCGGACGTCGACGCCGCGGAACCCCTGCTCGAAGCGGCGATGGGGTACGTCAACGAGGCCGTCGCGCAGGTCCGCGACGCCGCCGACGCTCCGGACGCGGGGTTCGAGATAGAGATAGAGAGCGACATCCCACTCGGCGCGGGACTCGGGTCGTCGGCCGCCGTCGTCGTCGCGGCTATCGACGCCGCCACGCGGGAGTTGGGGGTCGAACTTTCGCCCGAGGAAATCGCCGAGCGCGCCTATCGGGTCGAATCGGCGGTCCAAGACGGACAGGCCTCGCGCGCCGATACGTTCTGCTCGGCGATGGGCGGCGTGGTCCGCGTCGAGGGCGACGACTGCCGCCGCCTCGACGGCGTCGGTAACTTGCCGTTCGTCATCGGGTTCGACGGCGGTGCGGGCGACACGGGCGCACTCGTCGCGGGCGTCCGGAGTCTCCGCGAGGAGTACGACTTCGCCGCGGACACCGTCGGCGCTATCGGCGACGTGGTCCGCGAAGGCGAGTCGGTACTGGCCGCTGGCGACCACGAGACGCTCGGCGAGTTGATGGACTTCAATCACGGCCTGCTGGCGGCGCTCGGCGTCTCCTCGCGGTCGCTCGACTCGATGGTGTGGGCGGCCCGGGACGCCGGGGCGATGGGCGCGAAACTCACCGGCGCGGGCGGCGGCGGATGTATCGTCGCGCTGGACGACACGGACGACTCGCTGACGGCGCTGAAGTACACGCCGGGGTGCGCCGAGGCGTTCCGGGCCGAACTCGACACCGACGGGGTCCGGCGCGAATGA